Proteins from a single region of Oryza brachyantha chromosome 6, ObraRS2, whole genome shotgun sequence:
- the LOC102703318 gene encoding probable CCR4-associated factor 1 homolog 9, which translates to MAAVRAVWAENFAVESALFHAVAPLAAYAAINVQYPGCVVTAPRYYDLTTAEQRYQVVRANADQLEPLQLGIAIRTSDGRTFAWEFNLNGFDLAAAANNTCNPSSIAYLRRRGIDFNALPWSGVSTASLRSLLLSSGLLLARPFWATFAGAYHVAYFAKLLLGTNLPDDLATFEETVGGLGALLGPNVYDVRLQIT; encoded by the exons ATGGCAGCGGTGCGGGCCGTGTGGGCGGAAAACTTCGCCGTCGAGTCCGCCCTCTTCcacgccgtcgcgccgctcgccgcgtaCGCCGCGATCAACGTGCAATACCCGGGCTGCGTGGTCACCGCCCCCCGGTACTACGACCTCACCACCGCCGAGCAGCGCTACCAGGTCGTGAGGGCCAACGCGGACCAGCTCGAGCCCCTCCAGCTCGGCATCGCGATCCGCACCTCCGACGGCCGGACCTTCGCCTGGGAGTTCAACTTGAACGGCTttgatctcgccgccgccgcaaacAACACCTGCAACCCGTCCTCCATCGCGTACCTCCGCCGGCGAGGGATCGACTTCAACGCGCTCCCCTGGTCGGGCGTCAGCACCGCCAGCCTCCGGTCGCTGCTCCTcagctccggcctcctcctcgcgcgccCCTTCTGGGCCACCTTCGCCGGAGCCTACCACGTCGCCTACTTCGCCAAGCTCCTGCTCGGCACGAACCTCCCCGACGACCTCGCCACGTTCGAGGAGACGGTCGGGGGCCTCGGGGCGCTGCTGGGGCCGAACGTCTACGACGTCAGG CTTCAAATCACATAA
- the LOC102703593 gene encoding E3 ubiquitin-protein ligase EL5-like: PPPPGLIIASAVFLSIFLATFVVLMSLAFCCCGRWRERDAVSAYGGEGALSPGDGGGGGSPFPVEALPPAYAYVGGSDVIDGLQHGGAAAAATVECAVCLGAVRDREMVRRLPACGHVYHAECVGRWLAAHRTCPLCRCEVDPGKVASGPPPPATAAEEDPVDQLPV, from the coding sequence ccgccgccgcccgggtTGATCATCGCCTCGGCCGTCTTCCTGTCGATCTTCCTCGCCACCTTCGTCGTCCTCATGTCGCTCGCCTTCTGCTGCTGCGGGAGGTGGAGGgagcgcgacgcggtctcggcctACGGTGGCGAGGGCGCGCTCTCGCctggggacggcggcggcggcggatcacCGTTCCCCGTGGAGGCTCTTCCCCCGGCGTACGCCTACGTCGGCGGCTCCGACGTCATCGATGGGCTACAgcacggtggcgcggcggcggcggcgacggtggagtGCGCGGTGTGCCTGGGCGCGGTGCGGGACAGGGAGATGGTGCGGCGGCTGCCGGCGTGCGGGCACGTGTACCACGCCGAGTGCGTCGGCCGGTGGCTGGCCGCGCACCGGACGTGCCCTCTGTGCCGGTGTGAGGTCGATCCGGGCAAGGTGGCGTccgggccaccgccgccggcgacggctgccGAGGAAGACCCAGTTGACCAGCTGCCGGTTTAA
- the LOC121054720 gene encoding RING-H2 finger protein ATL39-like, translated as MNGFVPSGYQLPPQPPSSSVSPGAWIGSTAVFMSIFLSTFLLSMVLAVYCCRLCRDRVRSDDDERARGGGSRSGVCPFPVEALPAAFAYAGGNSDDDRRTTTHGGGGGGGRECAVCLGAVLDGEMVRRLPACEHVYHAECIDRWLAAHRTCPLCRSELDPGKVAAGPPAPAD; from the coding sequence ATGAACGGCTTTGTTCCGAGCGGCTACCAgctgccgccgcagccgccgtcATCGAGCGTGTCGCCGGGAGCGTGGATCGGTTCCACGGCCGTCTTCATGTCCATCTTCCTCTccaccttcctcctctccatggTGCTCGCCGTCTACTGCTGCCGCCTGTGCAGAGACCGCGTccgctccgacgacgacgagcgcgcgcgcggcggcggcagccgaaGCGGTGTTTGCCCGTTCCCCGTCGaggcgctgccggcggcgtTCGCTTACGCTGGCGGCAactccgacgacgaccggcggacgacgacgcacggtggcggcggcggcggcgggcgcgagtgCGCGGTGTGCCTGGGCGCGGTGCTGGACGGGGAGATGGTGCGGCGGCTGCCGGCGTGCGAGCACGTGTACCACGCCGAGTGCATCGACCGGTGGCTGGCCGCGCACCGGACGTGCCCGCTGTGCCGGTCGGAGCTCGATCCGGGCAAGGTGGCGGCCGGGCCGCCGGCTCCGGCTGATTAG